Proteins from one Oscillatoria nigro-viridis PCC 7112 genomic window:
- a CDS encoding aspartate aminotransferase — MTLDWISPADRLQKLPPYVFARLDELKARAREQGLDLIDLGMGNPDGATPQPVVEAAVAAIQNSANHGYPPFEGTASFRRTITKWYSRRYNVELDPESEALPLLGSKEGLAHFAIAYINPGDVILVPSPAYPVLFRGPIIAGAKVHNIILKPENDWVIDLADIPDSVAEQAKILYFNYPSNPTGATAPREFYKDIVAFAHKHQILLVHDLCYAELAFDGYQPTSLLEIPGGKEIGVEFHTMSKTYNMAGWRVGFVVGNSKIIQGLRTLKTNLDYGIFSALQTAAETALQLPDSYLDEVQNRYRTRRDFMVEGLAELGWNIPKPLAAMYLWVPCTPGMSSTDFALNVLQQTGVVVTPGNAFGPGGEGYVRISLIADCDRLGEALRRLKQANIRYQ; from the coding sequence ATGACCTTGGATTGGATTAGCCCTGCTGACAGGTTGCAAAAACTACCGCCCTACGTATTTGCCCGTCTCGACGAACTCAAAGCCCGCGCCCGCGAACAAGGACTCGATTTAATAGACTTAGGAATGGGAAACCCCGACGGTGCCACTCCTCAACCAGTAGTAGAAGCGGCTGTCGCAGCCATCCAAAATTCTGCCAATCACGGCTATCCACCCTTTGAAGGAACTGCCAGTTTCCGCCGTACTATTACTAAATGGTACAGCCGCCGCTACAACGTTGAACTCGATCCAGAAAGCGAAGCATTGCCTTTGTTGGGTTCTAAAGAAGGTTTAGCACATTTTGCGATCGCCTATATCAATCCAGGGGACGTAATCTTAGTACCGAGTCCCGCTTATCCCGTATTATTTCGCGGCCCGATTATCGCCGGTGCAAAAGTTCACAACATCATCCTCAAACCAGAAAATGACTGGGTAATTGACTTAGCCGACATTCCCGACAGCGTAGCGGAACAAGCCAAAATACTCTACTTTAATTATCCCAGCAATCCGACTGGAGCAACTGCACCCCGCGAATTTTACAAAGATATTGTTGCTTTCGCACACAAACATCAAATCTTGCTGGTTCACGACTTGTGTTATGCGGAATTAGCCTTTGACGGCTATCAACCGACAAGTTTATTAGAAATTCCCGGCGGTAAAGAAATCGGTGTCGAATTTCACACCATGTCCAAAACCTACAATATGGCCGGCTGGCGCGTCGGTTTTGTAGTAGGAAATAGCAAAATTATTCAAGGTTTGCGGACATTAAAAACTAACCTAGATTACGGTATATTTTCCGCATTGCAAACAGCAGCAGAAACAGCACTGCAATTGCCCGACAGTTACTTGGACGAAGTGCAGAATCGTTACAGGACTCGCCGGGATTTCATGGTAGAAGGATTGGCAGAATTAGGATGGAATATTCCCAAACCTCTGGCTGCAATGTATCTTTGGGTTCCCTGCACTCCGGGCATGAGTTCGACTGATTTTGCCCTGAATGTTTTGCAGCAAACTGGTGTTGTGGTGACTCCTGGCAATGCTTTTGGGCCGGGCGGCGAAGGATATGTGAGAATTAGTTTAATTGCAGATTGCGATCGACTGGGAGAAGCCCTGCGGCGCTTGAAACAAGCAAACATTCGCTATCAATAG
- a CDS encoding iron-containing alcohol dehydrogenase family protein, with translation MTQTQSTKTATATAIHALTIAPACVLRGRSAIAQAGDAIARFGKRPLIVGGSNSLAAAQPYLQPILEQQQLKSAETAYGKDCSETSLETLREAAQTHQADFIIGVGGGKALDAAKLVAHQCKIPIVTIPTSAATCAAWTALSNIYSEQGAFQYDVTLARCPDLLILDYGLIQTAPQRTLVAGIGDAIAKWYEASVSSGHSEQTLIISAVQQARILRDILFQKSAAALKEPGSETWQEVTDAAVLLAGVIGGIGGAQCRTVAAHAVHNGLTHLLASHGTLHGEKVAYGILVQLRLEEMLQNNQLAASARQQLLKFYAEIGLPQTLENLGLGDITITELQRAADIACNPNSDIHRLPFKVVPQQLMAAMVSTTAPVGELKIKN, from the coding sequence ATGACTCAAACCCAAAGCACCAAAACCGCCACCGCAACAGCAATTCATGCCTTGACAATTGCTCCCGCCTGTGTATTGCGAGGTCGATCGGCGATCGCACAAGCCGGAGATGCGATCGCCCGTTTCGGAAAGCGGCCGCTAATCGTCGGCGGCAGCAACTCCCTCGCCGCCGCCCAACCCTACCTGCAACCAATCCTCGAACAGCAGCAGTTAAAATCCGCCGAAACAGCCTACGGCAAGGATTGCAGCGAAACCAGCCTCGAAACCCTCCGCGAAGCAGCCCAAACCCATCAAGCCGACTTCATCATCGGTGTCGGCGGCGGCAAAGCCTTAGACGCAGCCAAACTCGTCGCCCATCAGTGCAAAATCCCGATCGTCACCATACCCACATCAGCAGCCACCTGTGCCGCTTGGACAGCCCTTTCTAACATTTATTCAGAACAAGGTGCATTCCAATACGATGTCACATTAGCCAGATGTCCCGACTTATTAATACTCGACTACGGCTTAATTCAAACCGCACCGCAGCGGACATTAGTAGCAGGAATTGGAGATGCGATCGCCAAATGGTACGAAGCATCTGTCAGCAGCGGACACTCCGAACAAACCCTGATAATTTCGGCCGTCCAACAAGCTAGAATACTGCGCGATATTTTATTCCAAAAATCAGCCGCCGCCCTCAAAGAACCCGGTAGCGAAACCTGGCAAGAAGTCACAGATGCAGCCGTATTGCTAGCAGGAGTAATCGGTGGGATTGGCGGTGCCCAATGCCGCACCGTCGCCGCCCACGCCGTCCACAACGGCCTAACTCATCTATTAGCAAGTCACGGCACATTGCACGGCGAAAAAGTCGCATACGGCATTTTAGTACAACTGCGACTAGAAGAAATGCTGCAAAACAATCAACTCGCCGCTAGCGCCAGACAGCAACTGCTAAAATTCTACGCCGAGATTGGATTGCCCCAAACTTTAGAAAACCTCGGACTCGGAGACATTACCATCACAGAATTGCAGCGCGCCGCCGACATAGCCTGCAATCCCAATTCCGACATCCACCGACTGCCTTTTAAAGTTGTTCCCCAACAATTAATGGCCGCGATGGTTTCTACCACCGCACCTGTGGGAGAATTAAAGATTAAGAATTAA
- the lepB gene encoding signal peptidase I, which yields MNNKEPWLAVNLSRLLPGIGQIYAGKPLKGYIILLSSFLLFGIGGWFTLSSPGNVIVGIVILAIAGLILPIWNLFDAYHSARSGNSTEFEVARKQSKDAWLAVFWSGFVPGLGHVYLKQWLSSMIFFAVFIAVAIAAASKNPTIALLAGLSQTALVLIAFYHVYVSAPVRRERSRRTVMLFIAGFISISVVLSAILAIAIRQFIAEARYITSGSMQPTLQINDRLIINKLAYRFRAPERGDIVIFSPTEALQRKNIRDAIIQRIIGLPGDKVEVKSGQVYINDLPLDETYISDRPKYQWGPQIVAPNSYFVLGDNRNNSYDSSYWGFVPRENIIGKATQRYYPFDRAGSIAGK from the coding sequence ATGAATAATAAAGAACCTTGGCTTGCCGTTAATTTGTCTAGACTTCTGCCAGGTATCGGACAGATTTATGCTGGAAAGCCTCTCAAGGGATACATCATTTTATTGAGTTCTTTCCTCTTATTTGGAATCGGAGGTTGGTTCACCCTTAGTTCTCCGGGTAATGTTATAGTCGGCATTGTCATCTTAGCGATCGCAGGGCTAATATTACCAATTTGGAATTTATTTGATGCTTACCATTCAGCAAGAAGTGGGAATTCTACAGAGTTTGAAGTTGCTCGAAAGCAAAGCAAAGATGCCTGGTTGGCTGTTTTTTGGTCTGGATTTGTTCCTGGGCTAGGCCATGTTTATCTCAAGCAATGGTTATCTAGCATGATTTTTTTCGCTGTTTTTATTGCGGTTGCGATCGCAGCAGCTTCAAAAAATCCGACGATCGCTCTGCTTGCAGGGCTATCGCAAACTGCATTAGTTTTGATTGCTTTCTACCATGTTTATGTTTCTGCTCCCGTGCGGCGAGAGCGATCGCGTCGGACAGTGATGCTATTTATCGCAGGATTTATCAGTATCTCAGTTGTGCTTTCTGCAATTTTAGCGATCGCGATCCGACAATTTATAGCTGAAGCACGATACATTACTTCAGGTTCGATGCAGCCTACTTTACAAATAAACGATCGACTGATAATTAACAAACTGGCTTATCGATTTCGCGCACCCGAACGGGGTGACATTGTTATATTTTCGCCTACAGAAGCTTTGCAGAGGAAAAATATCCGCGATGCCATTATTCAGCGCATTATTGGACTACCGGGCGATAAAGTCGAAGTTAAATCTGGGCAGGTATACATCAACGATCTGCCATTGGATGAAACTTATATCAGCGATCGACCAAAATATCAATGGGGGCCGCAGATAGTTGCACCTAACTCTTATTTTGTTTTGGGCGATAACCGCAATAACAGTTATGACAGCAGCTATTGGGGTTTTGTACCGCGCGAAAACATCATTGGGAAGGCAACTCAACGATATTATCCGTTCGATCGGGCTGGTTCGATCGCAGGCAAATAA
- a CDS encoding type II toxin-antitoxin system PemK/MazF family toxin has protein sequence MTTIEPGDFWVAKIPFTNGADSKPRPILLLWLDGEDVVAAAVTSAKPRSQTDVFLNDWSASGLRVASTVRLSRLDCLEKSLLLGKIGQISQPDAAEVKRVWDLYVKPQF, from the coding sequence ATGACGACTATTGAACCTGGTGATTTTTGGGTGGCAAAGATTCCTTTTACAAACGGCGCAGACTCTAAACCACGCCCCATACTTTTGCTATGGTTGGATGGCGAGGATGTGGTAGCAGCCGCCGTCACCTCTGCCAAACCCCGCAGCCAAACTGATGTATTTCTTAACGATTGGTCTGCTAGCGGTTTGCGCGTTGCTTCCACAGTACGCTTGTCTAGATTAGATTGTTTGGAAAAGTCTTTATTGCTAGGAAAAATTGGGCAAATTTCTCAACCGGATGCAGCAGAAGTGAAACGAGTCTGGGATTTGTATGTTAAGCCTCAATTCTAA
- a CDS encoding DUF2281 domain-containing protein produces MNQPAQTFTYPVNFLRLGNLEKTLLENLQLLPTEKRQEVLDFVQFLVHQAQVKQSPNESSESNILQTEPSHPKRSFIEFLSCVLESPQILKPFVEITTQEDLTAAQLREFFVVNSEDFLIDSTITRSHEAFLNSYAPEDEGLYDDY; encoded by the coding sequence ATGAACCAACCAGCACAAACTTTTACATACCCAGTGAATTTTTTGAGACTCGGAAATCTCGAAAAAACTTTATTAGAAAATCTGCAACTGCTTCCCACAGAAAAGCGACAGGAAGTTCTGGATTTTGTGCAATTTCTTGTACATCAAGCACAAGTAAAACAGTCACCAAATGAAAGTTCTGAGTCCAATATTTTGCAAACAGAGCCATCGCATCCCAAGCGCTCGTTTATTGAGTTTTTGAGTTGCGTATTAGAATCCCCTCAAATACTAAAACCGTTTGTAGAGATAACAACCCAAGAAGATTTAACCGCTGCCCAATTAAGAGAGTTTTTTGTAGTCAACAGCGAAGACTTTTTAATTGATTCAACCATTACTCGCAGTCACGAAGCTTTTTTGAACAGCTACGCACCCGAAGACGAAGGACTTTATGACGACTATTGA
- a CDS encoding element excision factor XisH family protein, which yields MSRRDNLHFSLRRTLEKDGWTITDDPLVLVLEQTLLKADLGAEKFFNAEKEWHKIAVEIKDIDW from the coding sequence ATGTCTAGACGTGATAATTTACATTTCTCCCTGCGTCGCACCCTCGAAAAAGACGGATGGACAATTACGGATGATCCTTTAGTCTTAGTGTTAGAGCAGACTCTTTTGAAAGCCGACTTAGGAGCAGAAAAGTTTTTCAATGCCGAAAAAGAATGGCATAAAATCGCTGTTGAAATCAAAGACATTGATTGGTAA
- a CDS encoding GIY-YIG nuclease family protein — MWDYDFCAISLLAFMPTNDSDLQIQARRILDAIAFIPFEQCQPLTRGFETIPARPGIYAIRHRTDGLLYIGKTKSLRGRFSGGHKAFLWAWLDKYSAEDIRIAVQTISHWQNPALLLELEAIILRATEPPYNVQIPTEM, encoded by the coding sequence TTGTGGGATTATGATTTCTGTGCAATTAGCCTTCTTGCCTTCATGCCAACGAATGATTCTGACCTACAAATCCAAGCACGAAGAATTCTAGACGCGATTGCTTTTATTCCTTTTGAGCAATGTCAACCCTTGACCCGTGGGTTTGAGACCATTCCTGCGCGTCCTGGCATTTATGCAATCAGGCACAGAACTGATGGATTGCTCTACATCGGTAAAACCAAGAGCTTACGAGGTCGCTTCAGTGGTGGGCACAAAGCTTTTTTGTGGGCATGGCTCGATAAATATAGCGCTGAAGACATACGGATTGCAGTACAGACAATTTCTCACTGGCAGAACCCTGCGTTACTATTGGAGCTAGAAGCCATCATTCTAAGAGCTACTGAACCCCCTTACAACGTCCAAATTCCAACTGAGATGTAA
- a CDS encoding DNA repair helicase XPB has product MNYVPENALIVQSDRSILLEVHAPTAQQAREAIAPFAELIKSPEHIHTYRITPLSVWNARAAGMPVEEAIAALRNYAKYPIPESVAQEIELLGARYGLTVIERIDAASPDLQLRIADLPLAELLVRDDRVKPMLGKRISDLCFQVDAGNRGVLKQALLAVGYPAEDLAGYVEGAELGISLRDRTLADLPFKLRAYQQEAAEAFYQDGEVKGGSGTIVLPCGAGKTIVGMLAMSLVKQKTLILTSSLTSVHQWRREILDKTSLTEDAIAEYSSVTKQTAAVTLSTYQMLSYRSNKDDEFPHFELFNAESWGLIIYDEVHLLPAPIFRITAELQARRRLGLTATLIREDGKEGDVFTLIGPKRYDVPWRELEGQGFIATANCTEIRVAQNEAEKMEYALAPRRNQFRIAAENPAKLDVVQSLLQKEAGHRILIIGEYLEQLDAIAKMTELPLITGKTKQADRDRLYEAFRHKEIPGLILSRVGNFAVDLPDADVLIQVSGKYGSRQEEAQRLGRILRPKSDGHNASFYTLVSLQTCEEDFARHRQLFLTEQGYNYRIEVQGHG; this is encoded by the coding sequence ATGAATTACGTTCCCGAAAATGCTTTGATCGTGCAAAGCGACCGATCGATCTTACTAGAAGTTCACGCACCCACAGCACAACAGGCGCGAGAAGCGATCGCCCCCTTTGCCGAATTAATCAAAAGTCCCGAACACATCCACACCTATCGCATCACGCCCCTCAGCGTGTGGAATGCGCGGGCGGCGGGAATGCCAGTTGAAGAGGCGATCGCAGCTTTGCGAAACTATGCCAAGTATCCCATTCCTGAGTCCGTAGCGCAGGAAATTGAACTGTTGGGGGCGCGGTATGGATTAACTGTAATTGAAAGAATCGATGCGGCTAGCCCCGATTTACAACTGCGAATTGCCGATTTGCCGCTAGCGGAATTGCTGGTACGGGACGATCGCGTCAAACCAATGTTGGGCAAGCGCATCTCGGATCTTTGCTTTCAAGTCGATGCCGGGAATCGCGGCGTACTCAAGCAAGCTTTACTAGCGGTGGGCTATCCGGCAGAAGATTTGGCTGGATATGTCGAGGGTGCCGAATTAGGGATTTCTTTGCGCGATCGTACTTTAGCGGACTTGCCCTTTAAGTTGCGCGCTTATCAACAAGAAGCAGCAGAGGCATTCTATCAGGACGGGGAGGTAAAAGGTGGAAGCGGGACGATCGTCCTACCGTGCGGCGCTGGTAAAACCATAGTCGGGATGTTAGCAATGAGTTTGGTAAAGCAAAAGACACTCATCCTCACCAGCAGTTTGACTTCAGTGCACCAGTGGCGCAGGGAAATATTAGACAAAACGAGTTTAACTGAGGATGCGATCGCTGAGTACAGCAGTGTCACCAAACAGACGGCTGCTGTCACCCTATCGACTTACCAAATGCTAAGTTATCGATCGAATAAAGATGATGAATTCCCGCATTTCGAGTTGTTTAATGCGGAATCGTGGGGATTGATTATTTATGATGAAGTCCATCTATTACCTGCACCGATATTTCGGATCACCGCTGAATTACAAGCACGACGCAGGTTAGGTTTAACTGCGACATTGATTCGCGAAGACGGGAAAGAAGGGGATGTATTCACGTTGATTGGGCCGAAGCGCTATGACGTACCTTGGCGCGAATTGGAAGGACAGGGATTTATTGCCACTGCCAATTGTACGGAAATCCGCGTCGCCCAAAATGAGGCGGAAAAAATGGAATATGCCCTAGCGCCCCGCCGCAATCAGTTTCGCATTGCTGCGGAAAATCCAGCGAAGTTGGATGTGGTGCAAAGTTTGTTGCAAAAGGAGGCGGGACACCGTATTTTAATTATCGGTGAGTATCTCGAACAGTTAGATGCGATCGCCAAAATGACCGAATTGCCTCTGATTACGGGGAAGACAAAACAGGCTGATCGCGATCGGTTATACGAAGCATTCCGTCACAAAGAGATTCCCGGATTAATTCTATCTCGCGTGGGCAATTTTGCCGTCGATTTACCCGATGCCGATGTGTTAATTCAAGTATCGGGAAAGTATGGTTCTCGCCAAGAAGAAGCGCAGCGCCTCGGACGAATTCTCCGCCCGAAATCCGACGGACACAATGCCAGCTTTTATACATTAGTATCGCTACAAACTTGCGAGGAGGATTTTGCCCGACACCGGCAACTGTTTCTGACTGAACAGGGCTACAACTATCGCATAGAAGTTCAAGGACATGGTTAG
- a CDS encoding aspartate ammonia-lyase, with protein MTQHPTISYRTESDSMGDKQIPSNVYYGIQTLRAVENFPISGIKPLSTYVDACVLIKKATAIANGELGCIPQDISQAIVQAADEILAGKLRDQFVVDVYQAGAGTSHHMNVNEVLSNRALEIMGDEKGNYKRVSPNDHVNYGQSTNDVIPTAIRIGGLLALEKTLFPALSEAVVALENKAEEFKDIVKSGRTHLQDAVPVRLGDTFGAWAQILKEHTLRIDRASDDLTSLGLGGSAAGTGLNTHPEYCQKVAEILSELIDQPLKPARHLMAAMQSMAPFVNVSGALRNLAQDCVKISHDLRLMDSGPKTGLKEIQLPPVQPGSSIMPGKYNPVMAEMTSMVCFQVMGYDSAIALAAQAGQLELNVMMPLIAYNLIHSIEILGNTISALTAQCLEKIEAKGDRCLAYAEGSLALVTALNTHIGYLNAAAVAKESLETGKSLRQIVLERGLMSAEDLAKVLDLEKMSAMPTSSANV; from the coding sequence ATGACTCAACACCCAACCATCAGCTACCGCACCGAAAGCGACTCGATGGGAGACAAACAAATCCCATCTAATGTTTATTACGGCATCCAAACCCTGCGGGCAGTTGAAAACTTTCCGATCAGCGGCATTAAGCCTTTATCAACATACGTTGATGCTTGTGTTTTAATTAAAAAAGCAACGGCGATCGCCAATGGCGAACTCGGCTGCATTCCCCAAGACATCAGTCAAGCAATTGTCCAAGCAGCAGATGAAATCCTAGCGGGCAAATTGCGCGACCAATTTGTAGTTGATGTCTACCAAGCCGGGGCCGGAACTTCTCACCACATGAATGTTAATGAAGTTCTTTCAAATCGCGCTTTGGAAATTATGGGCGATGAAAAAGGCAACTACAAGCGCGTCAGTCCTAACGATCATGTAAACTACGGTCAATCGACAAATGATGTGATTCCGACTGCGATTCGGATCGGCGGATTGTTGGCCTTAGAAAAAACTCTGTTTCCGGCTTTGTCGGAGGCCGTAGTCGCCCTAGAAAACAAAGCAGAAGAATTCAAAGATATTGTTAAATCCGGCCGCACTCACCTGCAAGATGCTGTGCCGGTTCGACTCGGCGATACCTTCGGCGCTTGGGCGCAAATTCTGAAAGAACATACCTTGAGAATTGACAGGGCATCCGATGATTTGACATCCCTGGGATTGGGGGGAAGTGCGGCAGGAACAGGCTTAAATACTCATCCTGAATACTGTCAAAAAGTTGCTGAAATTCTCTCAGAATTAATCGACCAACCCCTGAAACCAGCAAGGCATTTAATGGCAGCTATGCAGAGTATGGCGCCGTTTGTAAATGTCTCCGGTGCACTGCGAAATCTCGCTCAGGATTGCGTTAAAATCTCCCACGACTTGCGTTTGATGGACTCCGGGCCGAAAACGGGTTTGAAAGAAATTCAACTGCCTCCCGTGCAACCGGGTTCGTCAATTATGCCGGGAAAATACAATCCTGTGATGGCAGAAATGACATCGATGGTGTGTTTTCAAGTTATGGGTTACGATAGCGCGATCGCCCTGGCAGCCCAAGCGGGACAATTAGAATTGAACGTGATGATGCCCCTGATTGCCTACAATCTCATTCACAGCATCGAAATTTTAGGCAATACCATCAGCGCGCTGACTGCACAATGCCTCGAAAAAATTGAAGCTAAGGGCGATCGGTGTCTTGCTTATGCTGAAGGTAGTCTCGCCCTCGTTACCGCCCTCAACACTCACATCGGCTATCTCAACGCTGCCGCCGTCGCCAAAGAATCTCTAGAAACCGGCAAATCTTTGCGGCAAATTGTGCTAGAACGGGGTTTAATGAGTGCAGAAGACTTGGCAAAAGTTCTAGATTTAGAAAAAATGAGTGCGATGCCAACATCTTCTGCTAACGTATAG
- a CDS encoding DUF362 domain-containing protein codes for MSAVSLIQANSYDRQILQTSLESLLAPLGGISAFVKSGDRVLLKPNLLTGSRPTKECVTRPELVYCVAKMVVEAGGKPFLGDSPAFGSAMGVAKANGYLPLLEELNLPVVEFQGKRYETVSEDFNHLRISKEAMEADVVINLPKLKSHVQLTVTMGVKNLFGCVPGKMKAWWHMEAGKDSARFGEMLVETARAINPNLTILDGIIGHEGNGPSGGEPKFLGILAASDDVFALDRTLVEIINADPAAVPTVAAAMRLGLCSNLEAVDFPLLQPENLKVLDWKLPESMMPIDFGMPRVVKSAFKHLYIRFIKEKFSIKASH; via the coding sequence ATGTCTGCTGTTAGTTTAATTCAGGCCAATTCATACGATCGCCAAATTTTGCAAACATCTTTAGAAAGTTTGCTCGCGCCCTTGGGCGGAATCTCGGCTTTTGTCAAATCGGGCGATCGGGTTTTACTCAAACCCAATCTCCTCACCGGTTCTCGCCCTACAAAAGAATGTGTCACCCGCCCAGAATTGGTTTACTGCGTCGCTAAAATGGTCGTGGAAGCGGGAGGAAAACCGTTTTTAGGTGATAGTCCGGCTTTTGGCAGCGCGATGGGTGTAGCCAAAGCCAACGGTTATTTGCCGCTGTTGGAAGAACTGAATTTGCCAGTAGTTGAGTTTCAAGGAAAACGCTACGAAACTGTCAGCGAAGATTTCAATCATCTGCGAATTAGCAAAGAAGCAATGGAAGCAGATGTAGTGATTAATTTGCCCAAACTCAAATCTCACGTTCAATTAACGGTGACAATGGGCGTGAAAAATTTGTTCGGCTGCGTCCCCGGCAAAATGAAGGCTTGGTGGCACATGGAAGCTGGCAAAGATAGCGCCCGATTCGGTGAAATGCTGGTAGAAACTGCCCGGGCAATTAACCCAAATCTGACGATTCTGGATGGTATTATCGGTCACGAAGGTAACGGGCCAAGCGGCGGCGAACCTAAGTTTTTAGGAATTTTGGCTGCCTCTGATGATGTGTTTGCTTTGGACAGAACTTTAGTTGAAATCATTAATGCCGATCCGGCGGCGGTTCCCACTGTAGCTGCGGCGATGAGATTGGGGCTGTGCTCGAATTTAGAGGCGGTTGATTTTCCGCTTTTGCAGCCGGAAAATCTCAAGGTTTTGGATTGGAAGTTGCCCGAAAGCATGATGCCGATCGACTTTGGTATGCCCCGCGTGGTGAAGTCGGCTTTCAAGCACCTTTATATCCGGTTTATTAAAGAAAAGTTCAGCATCAAGGCTTCGCATTAG
- a CDS encoding glycosyltransferase: MLTNHNLTILQPLKAKLLPNGEVLLTRKLIEAVVELAKYWSGSITVMMEGTQEDNEQMDSRIFKLDELPFKLEVVSFDRITPALLHQHQSSLVLAAPEHRQNHISQVCKIAGVPCIYVSEYSLKTRKQIVNVSTSNPFIRLRRLLWTYSQEKKQRKAIAMADGLQSNGTPTYQEYKHINRNPLFFFDTRISEDMLATEADIERRTENRSQDMPLRLVFSGRLIKMKGADHLLEVAKELKQLKVQFEMFISGTGELEEMMHQQIAANQLNDCVKMLGVPDFKTEFFPFVKNNIDLFVCCHRQGDPSCTYIETMSCGVPIVGYANEAFQGIAEMSETGWVVPMNQPKQIAKKIAELSHNREEIKSMSFKSVKFARQHTFEKTFQARVKHMQAIAYSTRPHQVTESQVCDAPDMVLA; the protein is encoded by the coding sequence ATGCTTACTAATCACAATCTGACCATCCTACAGCCCCTCAAAGCAAAGCTTTTGCCAAACGGTGAAGTTTTACTCACCCGCAAATTGATTGAAGCAGTTGTTGAGTTAGCCAAGTATTGGTCGGGTTCCATTACGGTGATGATGGAAGGAACCCAAGAAGACAACGAACAGATGGATTCAAGAATATTTAAACTTGATGAATTGCCATTCAAACTGGAAGTAGTTTCTTTTGATCGAATCACCCCTGCTTTACTACATCAGCATCAGAGTTCGCTGGTATTGGCAGCCCCGGAACACAGACAGAACCATATCAGTCAAGTGTGTAAAATAGCGGGAGTACCGTGTATTTACGTTTCCGAATACAGTCTGAAAACCCGCAAACAGATCGTGAATGTGAGTACGAGCAATCCCTTTATCCGCTTGCGAAGACTTCTTTGGACTTACAGTCAGGAAAAGAAGCAGCGCAAGGCGATCGCAATGGCAGATGGATTGCAGTCCAACGGCACCCCTACCTACCAAGAATACAAGCATATTAATCGCAATCCACTGTTTTTCTTTGACACGCGGATTAGCGAGGATATGTTAGCAACTGAAGCTGACATTGAACGGCGCACTGAAAACCGCTCTCAAGATATGCCTCTGCGGCTGGTATTCTCAGGTCGCCTAATTAAGATGAAAGGAGCCGATCATTTACTTGAGGTAGCTAAAGAACTCAAACAACTGAAGGTGCAATTTGAAATGTTCATCAGTGGTACTGGTGAATTAGAAGAGATGATGCACCAGCAAATAGCTGCCAATCAACTTAATGATTGCGTGAAAATGCTCGGAGTGCCTGACTTTAAAACAGAGTTTTTCCCCTTTGTGAAGAACAATATTGATTTGTTTGTTTGCTGTCACCGGCAGGGCGATCCTTCTTGTACTTACATAGAAACTATGTCCTGTGGCGTGCCGATTGTTGGATATGCTAACGAAGCATTCCAGGGAATTGCAGAAATGTCGGAGACAGGATGGGTTGTGCCAATGAATCAGCCTAAACAGATCGCGAAGAAAATTGCAGAACTCAGCCACAACCGGGAAGAAATTAAATCGATGTCGTTCAAGTCGGTGAAGTTTGCTCGACAGCACACATTTGAGAAGACTTTTCAAGCTCGCGTAAAACATATGCAGGCTATTGCCTACTCAACGCGGCCTCATCAAGTCACCGAAAGTCAAGTATGTGATGCTCCAGATATGGTTTTGGCGTAA
- a CDS encoding transposase, translating to MVERINTKFKLLKRCGVGFRNLINFEIRALLFWYFPKKLSQ from the coding sequence ATAGTAGAGCGAATTAATACTAAATTCAAGCTATTAAAAAGGTGCGGTGTTGGATTTAGAAATTTGATAAATTTTGAAATACGGGCATTACTTTTTTGGTATTTTCCTAAAAAATTATCACAATAA
- a CDS encoding AAA-like domain-containing protein gives MAGLQKSPNSIQTVADLEFPGGPIPLDSRFYIERSGAEALACAELSKPGGLVRIKAAQKMGKSSLMLQIIHAAVDRGYRTVTVDFQQADAAVFASLDKFWRWLCVNVARQLKL, from the coding sequence ATGGCAGGACTCCAAAAATCACCAAACTCGATCCAAACAGTTGCCGACCTAGAATTTCCCGGCGGCCCCATACCGCTTGACTCTCGATTTTATATTGAGCGCTCGGGGGCCGAAGCCCTAGCCTGTGCAGAACTTAGCAAACCCGGAGGTCTTGTTCGCATTAAAGCTGCCCAAAAAATGGGCAAAAGTTCGCTGATGCTGCAGATAATTCACGCGGCAGTCGATCGTGGATACCGCACAGTAACTGTAGACTTTCAGCAAGCCGACGCAGCGGTTTTTGCTAGTTTAGATAAATTTTGGCGCTGGCTTTGTGTCAATGTCGCTCGGCAACTCAAACTCTAA